One window of Pelmatolapia mariae isolate MD_Pm_ZW linkage group LG18, Pm_UMD_F_2, whole genome shotgun sequence genomic DNA carries:
- the LOC134616802 gene encoding sodium channel protein type 4 subunit alpha B-like, with protein MAAMLLPTGPDGLRRFTRESLAALEQRIAEEQAKNAKGSQKKAEPPKPRADLEAGKQLPRIFGDIPQELIGVPLEDIDPFYYKNQRTFIVLNKGKAIFRFSATSALYIFTPFHLIRAIAIKILVHSLFSLFIMFTILTNCFFMAMSDPPTWTKYLEYTFTGIYTFESAIKILARGFCTVPFTFLRDPWNWLDFTVIMMAYLTEFVDLGNVSALRTFRVLRALKTISVIPGLKTIVGALIQSVKKLADVMILTVFCLSVFALIGLQLFMGLLRQKCIRSLSHCVNSSFSPNTSFICNNRTWSSTEDFLSSEDNFYKVEGAKDALICGYGSDAGKCPEGFDCLKVGRNPNYGYTSFDTFGWAFLALFRLMTQDYWEKLFHQTLRSAGKTYMIFFVLVIFMGSFYLVNLILAVVAMAYEEQNQATIAEAWQKEREFQMAMEQLRREQRLAAKRQAQETDSVLSPELSPFCVKYTGSIRRSSSRRRRSHRTLSEETAEEAAEQKMEPLEEVMPPLSPLPAHPLLATLSSHPLSTRRGSQNSIFSSFRVRNNSEADFADDEYSVHGDVFRSRTSSTATPWKRRTGSVRSHCSQIFTPSLNVNGRLNISLDHNGVMTMGLLTPTSMPACSMERVREDTVFSVCQKPSSTEETVPRPLLQPSPTVTDPSPVRRKRGLSSVSFYSDAMDELEESRQKCHPCWYTYAKKYLIWDCCPWWLKLKEYVKLMVMDPFLDLGITICIVLNTLFMALEHYPMTDEFNTMLSVGNLVFTGIFTAEMVLKLIAMDPYYYFQQGWNIFDGVIVCLSLMELGLSNVEGLSVLRSFRLLRVFKLAKSWPTLNTLIKIIGNSVGALGNLTLVLAIIVFIFAVVGMQLFGKNYQDCVCKISFDCQMPRWHMKDFFHSFLIVFRVLCGEWIETMWDCMEVAGQPLCILVFMLVMVIGNLVVLNLFLALLLSSFSSDNLSAPDEDGDLNNIQIAIARIHSGISWIVTSVINLCNRSLKRRKHKAKETSQALKPVVNHMESNGGIFGRYGEKYIVPEEDSYMTNPDLTVIVPIAPGESDVEFLEEEEISESSEDEENKTEKISLSEGSTVDLRKPGEEEDNLSVLDEDSMEPDECFPEFCMRHCQCCNINTSRGLGQAWWRLRKTCYQIVEHSWFETFIIFMILLSSGALAFEDIYIEKRKVIKVVLEYADKVFSYIFVLEMFLKWIAYGFKKYFTNYWCWLDFLIVDVSLISLVANSLGYSDFTAIKSLRTLRALRPLRALSRFEGMRVVVNALIGAIPSIMNVLLVCLIFWLIFSIMGVNLFAGKFGKCVNRTGFIHSVSLVNNKSDCLAMNDTQFYWTKVKVNFDNVGLGYLSLLQVATFKGWMEIMYAAVDSRGVEEQPIKEINLYMYLYFVVFIIFGSFFTLNLFIGVIIDNFNQQKRKLGGQDIFMTEEQKKYYNAMKKLGSKKPQKPIPRPTNIIQAFFFDLVSKQAFDIMIMMLIIVNMVTMMVETDEQSERMESILNKINLVFIVIFTTECLIKIFALRCYFFTVAWNIFDFVVIILSIVGIVLADIIEKYFVSPTLFRVIRLARIGRVLRLIRAAKGIRTLLFALMMSMPALFNIGLLLFLVMFIYAIFGMANFAYVKKQDGIDDMFNFETFGNSMICLFQISTSAGWDNLLSPIMSSPPDECDLNFINTGTNTRGNCGNPSVGIAFFVSYIIISFLIVVNMYIAIILENFSVATEESTEPLSEDDFEMFYEVWEKFDSEATQFIEFSMLSNFADTLSEPLRIPKPNKIHLISMDLPMVSGDRIHCLDILFAFTKRVLGESGEMDALKQQMEEKFMMTNPSKVSHEPITSTLRRKLEEVSAIVIQRCYRRHLVRRQMKQASYLYRQINYETVVDVENAPETEGLIATMIQHYGPVGAAETADDTVTSSPPSYDSVTRAASLSLSEVTRSVSRDSELREPGENYEETFL; from the exons ATATTAGCGAGAGGTTTCTGTACAGTGCCATTCACATTTTTGAGAGATCCGTGGAACTGGCTGGACTTCACGGTGATTATGATGGC ATATTTGACTGAATTTGTAGACCTTGGAAATGTCTCTGCCTTGAGAACCTTCCGAGTACTGCGAGCACTGAAAACCATCTCAGTTATCCCAG gtctaAAGACCATCGTTGGTGCCCTGATCCAGTCTGTGAAGAAGCTGGCAGACGTGATGATCTTGACCGTGTTCTGTCTCAGCGTGTTTGCCCTCATCGGCCTGCAGCTTTTTATGGGGTTACTGCGACAAAAGTGCATCCGCAGCCTCTCGCACTGCGTCAACTCCTCGTTTAGCCCCAACACATCCTTCATCTGCAACAACAGAACCTGGAGCTCCACGGAGGACTTCCTCAGCAGTGAAG ATAATTTTTACAAAGTTGAAGGAGCAAAGGATGCCTTAATATGTGGATATGGAAGTGATGCGGG GAAGTGTCCAGAAGGATTTGACTGCCTAAAAGTAGGGAGGAATCCAAACTACGGCTACACCAGCTTTGACACTTTCGGCTGGGCTTTTCTGGCACTTTTCCGTCTCATGACACAGGACTACTGGGAAAAACTGTTTCACCAG ACTCTGCGCTCAGCTGGGAAGACCTACATGATCTTCTTTGTTCTAGTGATCTTCATGGGCTCTTTCTACCTGGTCAACCTTATCCTGGCTGTGGTGGCCATGGCCTACGAAGAGCAGAATCAGGCAACCATCGCTGAGGCCTGGCAGAAGGAGAGAGAGTTTCAgatggccatggaacagctgagaagagagCAAAGA CTGGCAGCAAAAAGACAAGCACAGGAGACAGACTCAGTGTTGTCCCCGGAGCTGTCTCCATTCTGTGTGAAGTATACAGGAAGTATacgaagaagcagcagcagaagaagaagatctcACAGGACGCTGTCTGAAGAAACGGCAGAAGAAGCTGCAGAACAGAAGATGGAGCCCCTGGAAGAAGTAATG CCTCCCCTGTCCCCCCTGCCGGCCCACCCTCTGCTGGCCACGCTATCCTCTCACCCACTCAGCACCAGACGAGGAAGCCAGAACAGCATCTTCAGCTCCTTCCGCGTTCGCAACAACTCAGAGGCCGACTTCGCGGACGACGAGTACAGCGTTCACGGGGACGTCTTCAGGAGTCGCACCAGCTCCACAGCAACGCCATGGAAGAGGAGAACGGGCAGCGTGAGAAGCCACTGCTCCCAAATCTTCACCCCCAGCCTCAATGTCAACGGTCGACTGAACATCTCCCTCGACCACAATGGAGTCATGACTATGGGTCTGCTCACCCCTACGTCCATGCCAGCTTGCAGCATGGAGAGAGTCAGGGAAGACACA gtaTTTTCTGTTTGCCAGAAGCCCTCCAGCACAGAGGAGACAGTTCCAAGGCCTCTCCTGCAACCTTCCCCCACAGTGACAGATCCATCCCCAGTGCGCAGGAAAAGGGGCCTAAGCTCTGTCAGCTTTTATAGTGATGCCATGGATG AGCTGGAGGAGTCGAGGCAAAAGTGCCATCCCTGCTGGTACACGTATGCCAAGAAGTATCTGATATGGGACTGCTGCCCCTGGTGGCTGAAGCTGAAGGAGTATGTGAAGCTAATGGTGATGGATCCTTTCCTGGATCTTGGTATCACCATATGCATTGTGCTGAACACCCTCTTCATGGCACTTGAACACTACCCCATGACTGATGAGTTCAACACCATGCTCTCAGTGGGCAATCTG gTGTTCACTGGTATATTTACAGCTGAGATGGTACTAAAGCTGATTGCCATGGACCCCTATTACTACTTCCAACAGGGCTGGAACATCTTTGACGGCGTCATTGTTTGCCTCAGTTTAATGGAGCTGGgcctctccaatgtagagggaCTGTCCGTCCTGCGATCTTTCAGATTG TTGCGAGTCTTCAAGCTGGCAAAATCCTGGCCCACTCTCAACACTCTCATCAAGATCATCGGCAACTCGGTGGGCGCCCTGGGAAACCTGACGCTGGTGCTGGCCATCATTGTTTTCATCTTCGCTGTGGTGGGAATGCAGCTATTCGGCAAGAACTATCAGGACTGTGTCTGTAAGATCTCCTTTGACTGTCAGATGCCTCGCTGGCACATGAAGGACTTCTTCCACTCCTTCCTGATTGTGTTCAGGGTCTTGTGCGGCGAGTGGATCGAGACCATGTGGGACTGTATGGAAGTGGCTGGCCAGCCCCTCTGCATCCTGGTCTTCATGTTGGTCATGGTCATAGGGAACTTGGTG GTGCTGAATCTCTTTCTGGCCCTGCTGCTGAGCTCCTTCAGCTCAGACAATCTCTCTGCTCCAGACGAAGACGGGGACTTGAATAACATTCAGATTGCCATCGCTCGCATCCATTCCGGCATTTCCTGGATTGTCACAAGCGTCATCAACCTCTGCAACAGGAGCTTGAAGCGTCGAAAACACAAAGCCAAGGAAACCAGTCAGGCTCTTAAGCCGGTTGTAAATCACATGGAGAGCAATGGGGGGATTTTTGGACGTTATGGAGAGAAGTACATCGTACCAGAGGAGGACAGCTACATGACCAACCCAGACCTTACTGTCATTGTTCCCATCGCGCCTGGGGAGTCAGATGTGGAGTttttggaggaggaggagatctCAGAGTCATCAGAggatgaagaaaacaaaacg GAGAAGATCAGCCTGTCAGAGGGCAGCACAGTGGATCTAAGGAAGCCCGGAGAGGAAGAGGATAACTTGTCAGTGCTGGATGAAGACAGTATGGAGCCTGATGAATGCTTTCCTGAAT TCTGCATGAGACACTGCCAGTGCTGTAACATCAACACCAGCCGTGGACTAGGACAGGCCTGGTGGAGGCTGAGGAAGACCTGCTACCAGATTGTGGAGCACAGCTGGTTTGAGACATTCATCATCTTCATGATCCTGCTCAGCAGTGGGGCTCTG GCATTTGAAGACATTTACAttgaaaagagaaaagtcatAAAGGTGGTGCTGGAGTACGCTGACAAAGTCTTCTCCTACATCTTCGTCCTGGAGATGTTCCTCAAGTGGATTGCGTACGGCTTCAAGAAGTATTTTACAAACTACTGGTGCTGGCTCGACTTTCTGATTGTGGAT GTGTCCTTGATAAGCCTGGTAGCGAATTCACTGGGATATTCTGACTTTACTGCCATCAAGTCCCTGAGGACCCTCCGTGCTTTGAGACCTCTCAGAGCTCTCTCCAGATTTGAGGGCATGAGG GTAGTGGTGAACGCCCTCATAGGAGCTATTCCCTCCATTATGAATGTGCTGCTCGTGTGTCTCATCTTCTGGCTCATCTTCAGTATCATGGGAGTCAATCTGTTCGCCGGCAAATTTGGAAAGTGCGTGAACAGAACGGGGTTCATCCACAGTGTCTCTTTGGTCAACAACAAGTCAGACTGCCTCGCCATGAATGACACCCAGTTCTACTGGACAAAAGTCAAGGTCAACTTTGACAATGTGGGGCTTGGCTACCTTTCTCTTTTGCAAGTG GCTACATTTaaaggatggatggaaataATGTATGCAGCTGTTGATTCAAGAGGA GTGGAGGAACAACCGATAAAAGAAATCAACCTCTACATGTACCTCTACTTTGTAGTCTTCATCATATTTGGCTCCTTCTTCACACTCAATCTCTTCATCGGTGTCATCATTGACAATTTCAATCAGCAGAAAAGAAAG ttAGGAGGACAAGATATCTTCATGACTGAAGAGCAGAAGAAGTACTACAATGCTATGAAGAAGTTAGGAAGTAAAAAACCTCAAAAGCCAATACCCAGACCCACG AACATTATCCAAGCCTTCTTCTTTGATCTGGTGTCTAAGCAAGCCTTCGACATTATGATCATGATGCTCATCATTGTCAACATGGTAACCATGATGGTGGAAACCGATGAGCAGTCAGAGCGAATGGAGTCCATCCTCAACAAGATCAACCTGGTTTTTATTGTGATCTTCACCACCGAATGCCTGATAAAGATCTTTGCCCTCCGTTGTTATTTCTTCACCGTTGCATGGAACATTTTTGATTTCGTGGTGATAATTCTCTCTATTGTCG GGATTGTTCTTGCTGACATTATtgagaaatactttgtatctCCGACCCTGTTTCGAGTCATCAGACTGGCAAGGATAGGACGTGTACTCCGACTTATACGTGCAGCCAAAGGAATAAGGACTTTACTGTTTGCCTTAATGATGTCCATGCCAGCACTGTTCAACATTGGTCTCCTACTTTTCCTTGTCATGTTCATCTATGCAATCTTTGGCATGGCAAACTTTGCCTATGTGAAGAAACAAGATGGAATCGATGATATGTTTAACTTCGAGACCTTTGGGAATAGTATGATCTGCCTTTTCCAGATCAGCACCTCGGCAGGCTGGGACAACCTGCTCAGCCCTATAATGTCCAGCCCCCCAGATGAGTGTGACCTCAACTTCATCAACACAGGCACCAACACCCGAGGAAACTGCGGCAACCCCTCGGTGGGCATAGCTTTCTTTGTCAGTTACATTATCATTTCTTTCCTCATTGTGGTAAATATGTATATAGCTATcattctggagaacttcagtgTTGCCACAGAGGAGAGCACAGAGCCCCTGAGCGAGGATGACTTTGAAATGTTTTACGAGGTTTGGGAGAAGTTTGACTCCGAGGCCACGCAGTTCATTGAGTTCTCCATGCTGTCGAACTTTGCTGACACTCTGTCGGAACCGTTGCGTATCCCAAAGCCCAACAAAATCCACCTGATCTCCATGGACCTCCCTATGGTCAGTGGGGACAGAATCCACTGCCTGGATATTTTGTTTGCCTTCACAAAGCGCGTCCTGGGAGAGTCGGGGGAAATGGATGCCCTGAAACAGCAAATGGAGGAGAAGTTCATGATGACCAACCCGTCCAAAGTTTCCCACGAGCCCATCACCTCCACACTGCGGCGCAAACTCGAGGAGGTGTCTGCGATCGTCATCCAGAGGTGTTACAGGAGGCATCTTGTGCGCCGGCAGATGAAGCAGGCGTCCTACCTCTACAGACAGATAAACTACGAGACAGTCGTGGATGTGGAGAATGCTCCAGAAACAGAGGGTCTGATAGCCACCATGATCCAGCATTATGGGCCTGTGGGGGCTGCAGAGACAGCAGACGACACTGTAACATCCTCCCCACCATCTTATGATAGTGTGACCAGGGCAGCCTCTCTGAGCCTCTCTGAGGTGACCCGATCAGTATCCAGAGACTCTGAACTCAGGGAGCCTGGGGAAAACTATGAGGAAACTTTTCTTTGA
- the LOC134616826 gene encoding zinc finger protein ZFMSA12A-like yields the protein MARTEGPLPPSSLRLLVPPLRVMSAVMWKVVHLKIIKHYGKVEEFVSLVSEAIPDILTSHQVTLLTLGLRAKMILQMLNSEDLGGIKTHLGGLLQTRSRQVYPEGNPLEANIVTFVQRLLDDSEGREHFLKNVFPVAYGPDFDTALEKLLCDFFSKLEELLPVPDFKQAALWISDTPAEVEEYMDCVTEADDIKVLLRTRPRNSEMAKIDSSVPSPSEQRLFSSLSLPVSLRDNSAKDVESNAQTFENQRVSETAAFQEPRDGDMWDTRWPHEEESHNAEQEAGGKDTDSIPDIHVVEECGDQATTTTHQAPSSSAESHVVSSSVIAPLRQRVAQKCTQCGKCYIYRYELLEHQRLHTGENPYKCSQCGKAFRRSSDLSSHRRTQCRKAAYICIKCGKSFQSMQEKFRHQCVHSIHKFDCPYCGKSFKKMYLLAKHKLTHNQNRIFTCRQCGEVYPGMSELRSHQKIHPPQLSNQCQQCGKFFSSAACLTAHQLRHTQQRTQICTRCGKAFKSKHDLSLHMRSHTGERPFQCTYCGKRFSVSGNLNVHIRIHTGEKPYLCSDCGKAFISAGELQIHRRTHTGEKPYKCSVCGRGFTMASKVTLHMRVHTGERPYECSECGKGFSRGSELKKHTMSHAGVRPYACQLCAKTYTCHSHLKRHLKSHSVVQSQTL from the exons ATGG CACGTACAGAGGGGCCCTTGCCTCCATCATCGCTGAGGCTCTTGGTTCCACCACTGCGGGTGATGTCGGCTGTGATGTGGAAGGTGGTTCATCTGAAAATCATTAAGCATTATGGTaaagtggaggaatttgtgtCCTTGGTATCTGAAGCCATTCCCGACATCTTAACCAGCCATCAGGTGACACTGCTCACGCTGGGGTTGAGGGCAAAG ATGATATTGCAAATGTTAAACTCTGAGGATCTCGGAGGCATTAAAACACACTTGGGTGGCCTGCTGCAAACTCGCTCACGACAG GTCTATCCAGAAGGTAACCCTCTTGAAGCCAACATTGTCACATTTGTTCAGAGACTCCTGGACGACTCAGAAGGGAGAGAACACTTCCTCAAA AATGTGTTTCCTGTGGCGTATGGGCCCGACTTTGACACAGCACTGGAAAAGCTTCTCTGTGACTTCTTCTCCAAACTGGAAGAGCTGCTGCcagtaccagactttaaacAG GCTGCTTTATGGATCAGTGATACACCAGCTGAGGTAGAGGAGTACATGGACTGTGTAACTGAAGCTGATGACATCAAAGTATTGCTCAGAACCAGACCTCGCAATAGTGAAATGGCCAAGATAGATTCGAGTG TGCCATCTCCCTCAGAGCAGCGGCTTTTTTCCTCGTTATCGCTCCCCGTCTCCCTGAGAGACAACAGCGCCAAAGATGTGGAATCAAATGCACAAACCTTCGAAAACCAAAGAGTGTCTGAAACAGCTGCCTTTCAAGAACCCAGAGATGGTGACATGTGGGATACAAGATGGCCACATGAGGAAGAGTCTCACAACGCAGAACAAGAGGCGGGAGGAAAAGACACCGACAGCATTCCTGACATACATGTTGTGGAGGAGTGTGGTGACCAAGCTACAACAACAACTCACCAAGCTCCCTCTTCATCTGCTGAGAGTCATGTGGTGTCCAGCTCTGTGATCGCCCCTCTCAGACAGAGAGTTGCACAGAAATGCACTCAGTGTGGGAAGTGCTACATTTACAGGTATGAACTCCTGGAGCATCAGCGGCTGCACACCGGAGAAAACCCTTACAAGTGCTCTCAGTGTGGGAAAGCTTTTCGGCGGAGCTCTGATCTATCAAGTCACAGGCGGACACAGTGCAGAAAAGCAGCGTACATTTGCATCAAATGCGGGAAAAGCTTTCAGTCTATGCAGGAAAAATTTAGACACCAGTGTGTTCATAGCATCCACAAGTTTGACTGTCCTTACTGTGGGAAAAGTTTTAAGAAAATGTACCTGCTGGCTAAGCACAAGCTGACTCACAACCAGAACCGCATTTTCACATGCAGACAGTGCGGGGAGGTATACCCGGGTATGAGCGAGCTAAGATCACATCAAAAGATTCATCCTCCTCAGCTGTCCAATCAGTGCCAGCAGTGCGGGAAGTTTTTCAGCTCGGCTGCGTGTTTGACCGCTCACCAGCTACGCCACACACAGCAGAGGACGCAGATTTGCACACGCTGCGGCAAAGCCTTCAAGAGCAAGCACGATCTGAGCCTTCACATGCGCAGTCATACAGGCGAGAGGCCCTTTCAGTGCACCTACTGCGGGAAGCGTTTCTCCGTGTCGGGAAACTTGAACGTACACATAAGGAttcacacaggagagaaaccgtACCTGTGCTCCGACTGTGGCAAGGCTTTCATTTCGGCCGGAGAGCTGCAGATACACAGGCGCACCCACACGGGGGAAAAGCCGTACAAGTGCTCGGTGTGCGGGAGAGGATTCACCATGGCGAGCAAAGTGACACTCCACATGCGTGTTCACACTGGGGAACGCCCCTATGAGTGCTCTGAATGCGGGAAAGGCTTTTCACGTGGCAGCGaactgaaaaaacacacaatgagcCATGCAGGAGTCCGGCCCTACGCCTGTCAGCTGTGTGCAAAAACGTACACGTGCCACAGTCACCTGAAAAGACACTTAAAATCTCACAGTGTAGTCCAGTCTCAGACCCTCTGA